Proteins from one Naumovozyma castellii chromosome 3, complete genome genomic window:
- the BEM3 gene encoding GTPase-activating protein BEM3 (ancestral locus Anc_8.605) produces MSENQTGSSTLELLAQYNDHRSQKDKEIEYIERRTGSTNDDKPSYDELFKENVKLKLLLEDYENEIDGLKRTISNLRNKRLSTVSSIDKDVTSDVVLDQTSITSRDSKVTKKDLVLPPRSTDRRSKSKNLTIPIPPSQNTVQVDEAPISSNNNSAFLASRQPSNATTHLMETLSSRTTSDSGSYYTTTEDSAFTKQQVNTPRHVSNASTKSTKSAHSGSTNHTMARILASPAISNNKKDNMASPATSVTYTTSRITIKSPNRSNATPFQERVTSPQHSNRMASVINNHIHSPMKQEMGISDDIPDFTNPPNHLDMELEHSGNMNPYNSHNNHIGLKSPSKMSSNGNSAIDSPLAHLNRRASIGDKNRNVARKDMDFSPGSKEKLTNFSQLLDNSFGEEEEEEENEEDEEIIQRKPINNGPPEEVSFSPHSLTSAFLPNPPVNISTPTSNQLGSPVILNRNMNQPSAEPVQESVHTQSPAPTSLMKNNVVNEILTDLHLRGKDSKETLTSPNTEYTSEQSPLLTKQRSADLAKTSNPETLNNLVSDIPLFVQPSELSTVNIEVVSTLYNENTQLHDLSNPEENFILFSIIDKNSNKEMFKFSKTLQRVKELDVYLKSHSNSNNRSTMPTIPDKHMFNSNLPIKIDQRREILNSYFESIFNSINNFPPNIVLKIAQFISTDTVMNPIDVDDTVKEGHLLIRKPKTLSNANSWKIRHAILTEDSLQFYNKGQLFETIKLKQATMELLPNLPDDRHGTKNGFLINEHKKSGLSSNTKYFLCTETPREREVWIGAISQFLDKSYSINVGEKRLSTASIDQTYVTDLTLDTNSSSNDPSVNDSQQSSPYDQPAEALDDDKETKRNKMRSLFPFKKLTTANATSNNTLTIPNNNIDLETVTSNDSSKRSPNRPFGPGVDLTKSFPAYNVPITTAPNTRSTPYSASLVFGSSIEDAVKLSSHTYQGKYQIPSVVYRCLEYLYKNHGIREEGIFRLSGSSTLIKTLEESFNENHDVDLCHYNKNIADPNGPEVSTLISVNTVSGLLKLYLRKLPHMIFGDDQFVSIKKIIDNNHDNPVSAALEIRELVSNGGIPRLNFSLMYALFELLLRINDNSKVNKMNLRNLCIVFSPTLNIPITMLQPFIVDFACIFQGADPVPESKREKLDIHIPHV; encoded by the coding sequence ATGTCAGAAAACCAAACGGGATCGTCTACTCTGGAACTTCTAGCGCAATATAATGATCATAGGTCTCAGAAAGATAAGGAAATAGAGTacattgaaagaagaacGGGTTCCACAAATGATGACAAGCCTTCTTATGAcgaattatttaaagaaaacgTCAAACTAAAATTGTTACTGGAAGATTACGAAAATGAAATCGATGGTTTAAAAAGGAccatttcaaatttaagaaataaacGATTATCCACTGTTTCCAGTATTGATAAAGACGTTACTTCCGATGTTGTGCTGGATCAAACATCTATCACGTCAAGAGATTCAAAAGTCACAAAAAAAGATTTGGTTTTACCTCCAAGGTCAACAGATAGGAGAAGCAAGTCCAAGAATTTAACTATACCAATACCTCCCTCACAAAATACTGTCCAGGTTGATGAGGCACCTATTagtagtaataataattctgCATTTTTAGCCAGTAGGCAGCCTTCCAATGCTACTACTCACCTAATGGAAACTTTATCAAGTAGGACAACTTCCGATTCTGGAAGCTATTACACAACTACAGAAGATTCCGCTTTCACGAAACAACAAGTTAATACCCCTAGACATGTCTCTAATGCCTCCACTAAATCAACTAAATCTGCCCATAGTGGGAGTACAAATCATACTATGGCAAGAATACTAGCGAGTCCAGCAATatccaataataaaaaagaCAATATGGCAAGTCCAGCTACATCAGTAACCTATACAACTTCTAGAATCACCATTAAATCACCAAATAGATCGAACGCGACACCTTTTCAAGAACGAGTGACATCTCCTCAGCATTCAAACAGAATGGCCTCGGTTATCAATAATCATATCCATTCTCCAATGAAACAAGAAATGGGGATATCTGATGATATACCTGATTTTACTAATCCACCAAATCATCTAGACATGGAATTAGAGCATTCAGGTAATATGAATCCTTATAATTCACATAATAATCATATTGGGTTGAAATCTCCATCAAAAATGTCTTCAAATGGTAATAGTGCAATAGATAGTCCATTGGCTCACTTAAATAGAAGAGCATCTATTGGAGATAAGAATAGGAACGTAGCTAGGAAAGATATGGATTTTTCACCAGGGtcaaaggaaaaattaacaaatttCTCACAATTACTAGATAATTCCTTcggtgaagaagaagaagaagaagagaatgaaGAGGACGAAGAGATTATCCAAAGGAaaccaataaataatggGCCACCTGAAGAGGTATCTTTTTCTCCTCATTCTTTGACCTCTGCATTTCTTCCTAACCCACCTGTTAATATATCTACCCCAACTTCGAACCAGCTTGGCTCTCCTGTCATACTCAATAGAAATATGAACCAACCGTCAGCTGAACCTGTGCAAGAATCTGTTCATACTCAATCGCCTGCTCCAActtcattgatgaaaaataatgtgGTAAATGAGATTTTGACAGATTTGCATCTAAGAGGGAAAGACTCAAAAGAAACTCTTACATCCCCTAATACAGAATATACCTCCGAACAATCACCATTGCTAACTAAACAAAGATCTGCTGACTTAGCAAAGACATCAAATCCGGAAACCCTCAACAACCTGGTTTCTGATATCCCACTGTTCGTACAGCCTTCTGAATTATCTACAGTTAATATTGAAGTGGTGAGCACTTTgtataatgaaaatactCAGTTACATGATTTATCCAATCCggaagaaaatttcattcttttcagcATAATAGACAAGAATTCTAATAAGGAAATgtttaaattttccaagacCTTACAAAGAGTGAAAGAACTAGATGTCTATTTGAAATCACATTctaatagtaataatagaAGCACAATGCCCACTATACCTGATAAGCACATGTTCAACTCAAATTTGCCGATAAAGATTGATCAAAGAAGGGAGATCTTAAATAGTTATTTCGAAAGCATATTCAACTCTATCAATAATTTTCCGCCAAATATTGTCTTGAAGATTGCACAATTCATTAGTACTGATACAGTTATGAATCCaattgatgttgatgataCTGTAAAGGAGGGCCACTTGCTAATTAGGAAGCCAAAAACTTTATCTAATGCAAACAGTTGGAAAATTAGGCACGCCATATTGACAGAAGATTCATTACAATTTTATAACAAAGGACAATTATTTGAAACTATTAAATTAAAGCAAGCCACTATGGAGCTTTTACCAAACTTACCAGATGATAGACATGGAACCAAGAATGGATTCCTCATTAATGAACATAAGAAGAGCGGGTTATCTTCTAATACAAAGTATTTTCTGTGTACAGAAACTCCGAGAGAAAGGGAAGTGTGGATTGGGGCCATTAGTCAGTTTTTAGATAAATCGTATTCTATCAATGTTGGAGAGAAACGATTATCTACTGCTTCAATCGACCAAACTTACGTAACTGATTTAACTTTGGATACAAATTCGAGTTCAAATGATCCTAGTGTAAATGATAGCCAACAATCCTCACCTTACGACCAACCTGCTGAAGCCTTGGATGACgataaagaaacaaagcGAAACAAAATGAGAAGTTTATTTCcattcaaaaaattaacGACAGCAAATGCGACCTCTAATAATACTTTAACTATtccaaacaataatattgaCTTGGAGACTGTAACATCCAATGATTCGAGTAAAAGATCACCCAATCGACCTTTTGGACCAGGTGTGGATTTAACAAAATCGTTCCCAGCATACAATGTACCTATAACGACTGCACCTAATACAAGATCTACTCCATATTCTGCATCCTTAGTATTTGGTTCATCGATCGAAGATGCTGTCAAGTTAAGTTCACATACATATCAAGGGAAGTATCAAATTCCAAGTGTTGTGTATCGATGTCTGGAATATCTATATAAAAATCATGGGATCAGAGAAGAAGGTATATTTAGATTAAGCGGGTCTAGCACATTGATAAAGACATTAGAGGAAAGTTTTAATGAGAACCACGATGTTGACTTGTGTCATTATAATAAGAACATTGCTGATCCAAACGGACCTGAAGTATCTACCCTGATTAGCGTTAACACTGTAAGCGGTctattgaaattatatcTAAGAAAATTACCTCATATGATATTTGGTGATGACCAATTCGTTTcgataaaaaaaataatagacAATAATCATGACAATCCTGTAAGTGCTGCGTTGGAAATAAGGGAACTGGTCTCAAATGGAGGAATACCAAGATTGAACTTTTCATTGATGTATGCTTTATTTGAACTTTTGTTGagaattaatgataatagTAAAGTCAATAAAATGAATCTGAGAAATCTGTGCATTGTTTTTTCGCCAACTCTAAACATTCCTATTACAATGTTACAGCCATTTATCGTTGATTTTGCATGCATTTTCCAAGGAGCAGATCCTGTTCCTGAAAGCAAAAGAGAAAAACTAGATATCCATATTCCTCATGTATAA
- the PEX25 gene encoding Pex25p (ancestral locus Anc_8.601) has protein sequence MSLDEPASIDISMDPTTLKNNFLPSSMGLTPRDKNESEMTLVSPTPVSGIKQDETTERQLKIIKNIDILKYLINSLAGKDKFVKIIKCLLELFQQWVLNPARIAQDKNNLRALLLSNPLVWKNLLIHPVKFVRVMTLAVLTNISSNVAFSTAHLSTFRYMLRFGSSPFKMYQLYEKLKSTNRKNYQQVWFNEESLQETLDLYYTIFDEIDLLFKLKLISSKRNPKFYNFVTRNETISWQYDIILSWKQNWVQLQSLQREIIQLQVQLKIKSNSLNLSTQYHNNESEIGKQLLNDLQINEKWSLLKRETNAKLQELNEKKQIVYLDLTRLTFDLLANSTDLFNIKTPRGTYTALSLCSGAVGMIKLWKNARKTLST, from the coding sequence ATGTCCCTGGACGAACCAGCAAGCATAGACATCTCGATGGACCCAACTACATTAAAGAATAACTTCTTACCTTCCTCCATGGGTCTCACACCAAGAGATAAAAATGAGTCAGAAATGACTTTAGTGTCCCCGACACCGGTCTCAGGAATCAAGCAGGATGAAACCACGGAACGACAATTAAAGATAATTAAAAACATCGAcatcttgaaatatttgataaattcattgGCAGGGAAGGATAAATTCGTAAAGATAATTAAATGTCTACTGGAATTGTTCCAACAATGGGTATTGAATCCGGCAAGGATAGCACAGGATAAGAACAATTTAAGGGCTCTTTTACTTTCGAACCCACTCGTATGGAAGAATTTACTCATTCATCCAGTTAAATTCGTTAGAGTCATGACGTTGGCCGTATTAActaatatttcttcaaatgtgGCGTTTAGTACTGCACATTTGAGTACGTTTAGGTACATGTTGAGATTCGGTTCATCGCCGTTTAAGATGTATCAACTTTATGAGAAATTGAAGTCCACAAACaggaaaaattatcaaCAAGTTTGgtttaatgaagaatccCTACAAGAGACTCTCGATTTATATTACACgatatttgatgaaatagATTTgcttttcaaattgaaattgatctCTTCCAAGAGAAACCCCAAATTTTACAATTTCGTCACTAGGAATGAAACCATATCATGGCAATATGACATCATATTATCATGGAAGCAAAATTGGGTACAGTTACAATCTTTACAAagagaaattattcaattgcaAGTACAATTAAAgatcaaatcaaattctttgaacTTATCCACACAATACCATAACAATGAATCAGAAATAGGtaaacaattattaaatgatttacaaataaatgaaaaatggagCCTCTTGAAAAGGGAAACAAATGCCAAATTACAAGAACTGAatgagaagaaacaaatcgtttatttggatttgaCAAGACTCACTTTTGATCTATTGGCTAACTCCACCgatttattcaatataaAGACACCAAGAGGCACATATACCGCATTATCCCTATGTTCTGGGGCTGTTGGTATGATCAAATTGTGGAAGAATGCAAGGAAAACATTGTCCACTTGA
- the CAR1 gene encoding arginase (ancestral locus Anc_8.600), which translates to MTKITATTTIEPSYKHYPAKKLSIIAAPFSGGQSKLGVEKGPTFMLKHGLQHQLTNLGWTTQVQHPFSQEDYSTRVKSDTKDMLAHIKRPQLVGEAAQLVYGAVQEALSHNEFPLTLGGDHSIAMGTVSATVEKYPDVGVLWIDAHADINTLDSTDSGNLHGCPVSFLMGLNKTGKLECPPSLQWVPANLKPEKIVYIGLRDIDATEKEILKEQGINAFSMYHVDKFGINKVIEMALMLLHPETAGVGPIMCSYDVDALDPLFVPATGTPVRGGLTLREGLFLVERLAETGDLVGLDIVEVNPDLAAHDVHVSDTIAASCAIARCALGETLL; encoded by the coding sequence ATGACAAAGATCACTgccacaacaacaatagaACCATCTTACAAGCACTACCCCGCCAAGAAACTATCCATCATCGCAGCTCCCTTCTCCGGAGGCCAATCCAAACTGGGTGTCGAGAAGGGCCCCACTTTCATGCTCAAGCACGGTCTTCAACATCAATTAACCAATCTCGGATGGACCACCCAGGTGCAGCACCCATTCTCTCAAGAGGACTACTCCACTCGAGTGAAATCGGACACAAAGGATATGTTGGCCCATATCAAGAGACCACAGTTAGTAGGTGAAGCAGCACAATTAGTTTACGGAGCCGTCCAGGAGGCATTATCTCACAATGAATTCCCGCTAACTTTGGGAGGAGATCACTCAATCGCTATGGGGACCGTCTCCGCTACTGTTGAAAAATATCCCGACGTTGGTGTCCTCTGGATCGACGCTCACGCTGATATTAATACGTTGGACTCCACGGATTCAGGTAATTTGCACGGTTGTCCCGTGAGTTTCCTCATGGGGTTGAACAAGACGGGGAAATTGGAATGTCCACCCTCGTTACAATGGGTTCCTGCTAATTTAAAACCAGAAAAGATTGTATACATAGGTTTGAGAGATATCGATGCTACagagaaggaaattttgaaagaacaGGGGATCAATGCCTTTTCCATGTATCATGTGGATAAATTCGGAATTAACAAAGTCATTGAGATGGCTTTGATGTTATTACACCCGGAAACTGCCGGGGTGGGACCCATTATGTGTTCATATGACGTGGATGCATTGGATCCACTGTTTGTTCCAGCAACAGGGACCCCAGTGAGAGGTGGGTTGACTCTAAGGGAGGGATTGTTCTTAGTAGAACGTCTGGCTGAAACTGGGGATTTGGTCGGTTTGGATATCGTCGAGGTTAATCCAGATTTGGCTGCTCATGACGTGCATGTCTCAGATACCATTGCTGCAAGTTGCGCCATTGCAAGGTGTGCACTAGGTGAAACTTTGCTATAA
- the TOA1 gene encoding transcription initiation factor IIA large subunit (ancestral locus Anc_8.603), with protein MSNPEASKVYELIVDSVINEVREDFENAGIDEQTLQDLKRVWQTKLTETKVTNFTWDDELLPDLQQQQQPQPGQELTQKQMPELPLTVKAEDDGQNLLIPDLNNGQIQNNDTIRNGIQGIEGIPEPNTVNMEIKEETESHEQEQDTTTTTETSDELKLQAKQAKRSALLDNDEVGSELDDSDDDYLISEGEDDGPDENLMLCLYDKVTRTKARWKCSLKDGIVTINHKDYSFQKAQVEAEWV; from the coding sequence ATGTCTAATCCAGAAGCCAGTAAAGTATATGAATTGATTGTAGATTCCGTCATTAATGAAGTGAGAGAAGATTTTGAGAATGCGGGGATTGACGAACAAACGTTacaagatttgaaaagagtATGGCAAACAAAATTGACCGAGACGAAAGTGACTAATTTCACTTgggatgatgaattattaccTGATCtacagcaacagcaacagccACAGCCGGGACAAGAATTAACACAGAAGCAGATGCCCGAGCTTCCCTTAACTGTCAAGGCGGAGGATGATGGACAAAATCTTTTGATACCGGATTTAAATAATGGTCAAAtacaaaataatgatactATACGAAATGGCATACAGGGTATCGAAGGAATTCCAGAGCCTAATACTGTCAACATGGagattaaagaagaaacagaGTCGCACGAACAAGAACAGGATACTACTACTACAACGGAAACTTCGgatgaattaaaattacAAGCGAAGCAAGCCAAGAGAAGTGCTCTGttagataatgatgaagttggttcagaattggatgattcagatgatgattatttgatttcAGAGGGAGAGGATGATGGACctgatgaaaatttaatgttaTGTCTATATGATAAAGTGACAAGAACAAAGGCAAGATGGAAGTGTAGTTTAAAAGATGGTATTGTAACAATCAATCATAAGGATTATTCATTCCAAAAGGCACAAGTGGAGGCAGAATGGGTTTAA
- the NCAS0C01790 gene encoding glyoxylate reductase (ancestral locus Anc_8.602): protein MRTKRIKLPRSDQPKVVIPYRDHWEVAIHTEYFRKLSRTIEFHKYKLTTLENFIADLEKNEVEGLWITEELLDVFGDINKYVDCMPYTMTAFFVPWVGCEFLDMDLMQDNLIMVCNLGPHAAEEVSEIAVNLVISCFRMTTFWEHWFRNEHVGDIKNCKKYIGGSLSNSEDSKMPLQVQKGKVEDQLLDYSKNFKIGGKKVESLQKKTALIVGFGSIGQNIGRKLKLAFNMKIIYFKRSGPISTKALGYKARFCEDFDNPHTWKEADVIILSLPGGPSTENIINKRIFSMCKQGVRVVNVGRGSVIQEEDLLEALESGKVASAGLDVFKNEEEMVNPKLIQRWDVTAYPHIGSTVADMIAKQTDITLANIEDIFVFSGNGKFPVY from the coding sequence ATGCGCACCAAGAGAATCAAGTTACCAAGATCCGATCAACCAAAAGTGGTTATTCCCTACAGAGATCACTGGGAAGTGGCAATACATACTGAATATTTTAGGAAACTTTCCagaacaattgaatttcaTAAGTATAAGCTCAccactttggaaaatttcattgctgatttggaaaaaaatgaagtgGAAGGTCTATGGATTACGGAAGAATTGTTGGATGTCTTTGGAGACATAAACAAATATGTGGATTGTATGCCATACACCATGACTGCGTTCTTCGTGCCTTGGGTAGGTTGTGAATTCTTAGATATGGATCTAATGCAAGATAACCTCATTATGGTCTGTAATTTGGGACCACATGCGGCGGAAGAAGTGAGTGAAATTGCAGTCAATTTGGTTATTAGTTGCTTTAGAATGACAACATTTTGGGAACACTGGTTCCGAAATGAACATGTGGGTGATATTAAAAACTGtaagaaatatattggCGGTTCcttatcaaattcagaaGATTCAAAGATGCCCTTACAAGTGCAAAAGGGTAAAGTTGAAGACCAATTATTAGATTATAGTaagaattttaaaattggaGGTAAGAAAGTGGAGTCTCTTCAAAAGAAGACTGCTCTGATTGTGGGGTTCGGATCCATTGGACAAAATATTGGtagaaaattgaaattggcattcaatatgaaaattatttatttcaaaagatctGGTCCAATCTCTACAAAGGCGCTAGGTTATAAAGCTAGATTTTGTGAGGATTTTGATAACCCACATACTTGGAAAGAGGCTGATGTTATCATTTTATCATTGCCCGGTGGACCATCAAcggaaaatattattaataagaGGATCTTTTCCATGTGTAAACAAGGTGTAAGGGTTGTAAACGTTGGGAGAGGTTCCGTCATTCAAGAGGAAGATTTACTAGAGGCCTTAGAATCCGGTAAAGTTGCATCAGCAGGATTAGACgtttttaaaaatgaagaagagatgGTGAATCcaaaattgattcaaagaTGGGATGTTACCGCCTATCCACATATCGGAAGCACAGTAGCAGATATGATTGCCAAACAAACTGACATTACATTAGCTAACATTGAAGACATTTTCGTGTTTTCAGGTAATGGTAAATTCCCagtatattaa
- the HOS3 gene encoding histone deacetylase (ancestral locus Anc_8.607), giving the protein MSQQDPLEKFYKQFQSFVQNNPNVISAARAASQIPESAKAVIVLSPYSLQHTFPREWVSKSYRKTIVERPERLLASSMGIAAAITMYPALFTLKSSNQRMGSIMSPHVYKVHGKEWPKEVIQLCKEADEKLAKGEIEVPESWNAGDIYLSSKTIQALQGTIGALETGVDSIFKGPSADHISNRAFVAIRPPGHHCHFATPSGFCLLNNAHVAIEYAADTYGVTHVAVLDFDLHHGDGTQDLCWKRAGFKPDEDINPKEGEYDDFGKKFAEFPKVGYFSMHDINSFPTESGFATKENIKNASTCLMNSHDLNIWNIHMSNWNNEEEFVKLYRSKYRVLFAKADEYFKTAKLEMAALGRPFKGMVLISAGFDASEFEQTTMQRHGSNVPTEFYTMFTKDALKLAQMHCQGKVLSLMEGGYSDKAITSGVFAHLIGLQNQDWIKEWGSEHVIKEIVRGCKPAWKPYKTKRSKDVIRIWAEEVIRLGRAMIPEFEDVLFKTAKIKTEVLDNGPTIAQRVTRQYARTHSPEREFSKTEVDAYQKRSNDLKRKEHRQMQLGAVTASKAESVPFIQQDLSSGDEDEDEDYVYDEELNKTFNRTVEDISIDDISRHLETLEITQSEDMETPQEGSNRRHSQHRSHNVDQRQPRRLQSNGMYKIPSSTTTQHLKSGRNSNVPTYEDSDISMVSHISTTRKHTTRSGARW; this is encoded by the coding sequence ATGTCACAACAAGACCCCTTAGAGAAATTTTATAAACAGTTTCAATCATTTGTCCAAAATAATCCAAATGTCATCTCAGCAGCTCGTGCAGCATCACAAATACCTGAATCGGCAAAGGCAGTCATAGTTCTTTCTCCATACTCACTTCAACATACTTTCCCTAGAGAATGGGTTTCCAAATCATATAGGAAAACTATTGTAGAGAGACCAGAACGTTTATTAGCAAGCTCCATGGGGATTGCGGCTGCTATAACCATGTATCCTGCGTTATTTACATTGAAATCCTCGAACCAGAGAATGGGTTCCATCATGTCGCCTCATGTTTACAAAGTTCATGGGAAGGAATGGCCAAAAGAGGTAATCCAATTGTGTAAAGAGGCAGATGAAAAGCTAGCAAAGGGTGAAATAGAAGTGCCAGAATCATGGAATGCAGGTGATATCTATTTAAGTTCCAAGACAATCCAAGCATTACAGGGGACCATTGGTGCATTAGAAACAGGGGTGGATTCTATCTTTAAAGGTCCCTCAGCTGACCATATAAGCAATAGAGCATTTGTAGCTATACGACCACCGGGACATCATTGTCATTTTGCTACACCTTCAGGGTTTTGCTTGCTAAATAATGCACATGTTGCCATCGAATATGCCGCTGATACATACGGCGTCACACATGTGGCTGTCTTAGATTTTGATCTACATCATGGTGATGGGACACAAGACCTTTGTTGGAAACGTGCAGGTTTTAAGCCGGATGAAGATATAAATCCAAAGGAAGGTGAATATGATGATTTTGGGAAGAAGTTTGCTGAGTTCCCTAAAGTTGGATATTTCTCAATGCATGACATCAATTCGTTCCCAACTGAATCTGGGTTTGCTACcaaggaaaatattaagaacGCTTCTACATGTTTAATGAACTCTCATGATCTAAATATATGGAATATCCATATGtccaattggaataatgaGGAAGAATTTGTGAAGCTATATCGATCTAAATATAGAGTATTATTTGCCAAGGCAGATGAATACTTCAAAACAGCTAAATTAGAGATGGCAGCTCTAGGAAGACCTTTCAAAGGGATGGTACTTATTAGTGCTGGTTTTGATGCGTCTGAGTTTGAACAGACGACTATGCAAAGACATGGTAGCAATGTTCCTACTGAGTTTTACACAATGTTTACTAAAGATGCACTTAAATTGGCCCAAATGCATTGCCAAGGAAAGGTACTATCATTAATGGAAGGTGGTTATTCTGACAAGGCAATCACGTCTGGTGTTTTTGCCCACTTGATCGGGTTACAAAACCAAGATTGGATTAAGGAATGGGGATCTGAACATGTTATAAAGGAAATAGTTCGTGGGTGCAAGCCAGCATGGAAACCATACAAAACCAAGAGATCCAAAGATGTAATAAGAATCTGGGCAGAAGAAGTCATACGATTAGGTAGAGCAATGATCccagaatttgaagatgtcCTATTTAAGACGGCAAAGATAAAAACAGAAGTACTTGACAACGGACCCACTATTGCTCAGAGAGTTACTAGGCAATATGCACGTACACACTCACCAGAAAGggaattttccaagacTGAAGTAGACGCATATCAGAAAAGATCAAATGATCTTAAGAGAAAGGAACATAGACAAATGCAATTAGGTGCCGTAACTGCATCTAAAGCGGAGAGTGTTCCATTTATTCAACAGGACTTATCGAGTGGagatgaggatgaagatgaagattaTGTTTATGACgaagaattaaataaaacttTTAATCGTACTGTGGAAGATATTTCCATTGATGATATCTCCAGGCATTTGGAAACATTGGAAATCACTCAATCAGAGGATATGGAGACACCACAGGAAGGATCAAATAGAAGACACTCGCAACATCGAAGCCATAACGTAGACCAACGTCAACCTCGTCGTCTACAAAGCAATGGAATGTATAAAATCCCATCAAGTACCACCACCCAGCATCTAAAGAGTGGCCGAAATTCCAATGTTCCTACGTATGAAGATAGCGATATATCCATGGTATCTCATATATCGACGACAAGAAAACATACTACTCGAAGTGGAGCTCGGTGGTAG